In the genome of Chiroxiphia lanceolata isolate bChiLan1 chromosome 5, bChiLan1.pri, whole genome shotgun sequence, the window CCACTGGCTTAATGGGCTGCTGATGGGACAAACACATGCCCAGACACAGTGGGGGAGAAGCTATCCACACACTGCTGTTTATTTATAGCCTGCTGAATCcttggaaggaaaaggaatatcCGACAACGTGCTTTGTTAGTGTTTTGCTGAGGCCTTCGCTAACAGAGCGCTCCCTTCATGGGCCAGTGCTGGCATTAAGCAGTAGGTAAAGGCAGTGCCaaccccttctccctcccagccaagTCATTCCCAGGGCTGCACCTCTCTCCAGCTCCACATGTGGGGCCTCCACCTCCACGGGGTCTGCTGGCAGCACCGTCACCTTCGTTCCCGTCTGCTGGATGAACTGCTGCAGGTTCACCTGTCGCAGCTCCTTTGTCAGCTGCTCCAGTTCTTGTTCCCTGTCCTGTcgggaaagagaaaacatctgCTGAGCATATAAAGCAGCATTTCAAGGCTCCACTTACAACTGGACAACTCCTTTTGATGAGAAAGCCTCCAATTTTTGAATTCAAATGCAAACTGAAGAATTTAAAGGTTTTCTAAtctcataatttaaaaagtgagtCAACACTCACTATGACTTACTAGAATCAGACAATCgattaggttggaaaagacctctgagatcattgagtccaactctaAGTACAGGTgactgctgttattttttatatattatactTTTATATTGCTCCTAGGATGACTAGCAGATGTTACTCATATCACCTGAGAAAAATTTTGGTGCATCAGATGTAAGCAAATAAAGGTAACAGTGTGCCCTCTGAAACAATAATCAAGTGAGCAGCAGTCTGGCACCAAATCTTAGTTCTGCCTGAAGTGTCCAGCATGGCTTGGACAGCTCTGATACAAAAGGAGTGtaattgctttctcttctcgttctttgcattttttacttaaatttttatGGACAGaactttctctctctgcaaGTGTTTTGTGCAACGAGGCCAAAGCCTGGCTGGTTCACCAGCCCTTCAAGGCACAGAAGATAACTTAGGATTTTCCTCAAGGCTTTGTACTTCTGGCATGATATGCAAAACTTGCAGCTCTGAGAGGTTACAACAGTCTTAGACTTATTTATTCCCCTCCATGCACAGGTTGAGCTTCATTAACAGAGAGCTGCACCTGgtactttttctttccacagccAGGATGGAATTCCTGCTATCTGGCCACAGAGGAAATGGGCTACTCTGATGCCAGGCAGCACATCCATGGGCATTCCAATGCAGCAGGTACTGCTACACCTTTGTTTTGGCAAGAGATAGAGGGTGGGCTGACCTTCTTTTCCCTAATTATCTTGTGTCAGCAGAATAGGATGTGAACTCACACGAGGACTGTGGACGAACAGTTTTGTGGATCTGTCCTAGGAACAGATCATTCATTTGTTACGAGCTTTTGGAGAACCGGATGGAGAAAcggaaacaaaattttaagactattctacagaaaaattcttcactttaTTTCAGGCCCATTAAACCCTATAACTGGGACACAGGAAATTCTCAACTGTCTTTACTTACTTACTACAGTGTTAATTGTGCAGCTCCATGTTTTATGAGATTGTAACAAAGTTGCCACTGAAGgaaattcagggttttttattttttttaaaattactgaaatacgCAGGTTAGCAGAACTAACATAAATAACTTGTTCTTAACATTTCTCAGCTTTCACAGAAAGTAAGGTTGAAATATCATGCATGTTTTAAGGTCTTAAATTTAGTATCTAATCATGAAACTTTATTGGGATCTTTTACCTGAAaaagggtgatttttttttgtttgtttgtttgctttggggggctttgggggttttttgcacttaaaatttttttctacaaaccAGGAGACCAGAGTGCTGCATCTGACCCTCAACTGATCATAACCTCAGATGGTTGGAAAATTACATTACTCAGGTGGCTACAGGAAAGGGATGAAAGAGTTAGTCCAAATTACTAGAAAATTCTCACTAAAAAATGCCACCTTCCTTTTCTTATCACAGAAAATCTAGTGaatcaaaattttctttccttccttactGAAAACTCTATAAAAAACACCCATGCTCAACTTTCCTGTTTCAATTCAGCAGTTCTGTGAATATTAATCATTTAATTTCACcttgcaagaaaatatttctctactTCCTCCCCCCTAAACTCCACAATACAGAGCTCAGTTTACTTCCTCCTGGACTTTAGATTTGTGCATCTTTAGGTTTAGAACAAGCTTGGAAGATCTGAATTTAACCATCAAGTCAGCCAGGAAAAGGGGGATgctgttctttaaaacaaaagcccTGTAAGGTAACAGCTACTTTAGTTCTACATCCATCTATCCAGGTGCTACTTTTGGactgttctttttaattcatCTCTTTTGGTGGCAGACAAACCTAGCAAGGATCAGAAGCTTAGCCTCAGGAAAGGCTATGATGGTGtaaattactgtttttcatCTCAGATGGTTTCAATGAGCAAATTACACACAGGTGAAATGAAAACTGTCTgcccttcaaaaaaaaagtctgaaatgcaatctgaaaatgaaacactttCCTCCTTTTACCCCAAGTCACAGTGGaaactttctccttttttttttttttttttatgggctCTAAATCTGCCTGAGAGAAATTTGCCACGATCATGTCTTTGACTTTCCTTTAGCTATGGATAAACACACAGTCTTACCTGTAACTTCTTGGTTGCTTGGCCCAAAGACCTTTCTACAGCTTTAATGCCATTTTCCAACCTCAGACTCTGTTGGCCCTGAATATCAATTTCACCCTTCACCTTCTCGATCTTTTCCTTCACCTCTTCTTCATTCACTTGGGACTCTTGAACTTCCcgctgcagcttctctgcttcAAGGCCACTCTCCATGTTGTGGATCTGAGACACGTAGTCCTTGAGCTTGTTCTCGCACTCCAGGATCCTCTGCCTcatctcctgcagctgctccttcagctgcttctcGTTCTCCTGCTCGATCTGCAGCTCGTTTTCCCAGAACTCTTCCTCCTCGATCTCCACTTCGTTCCGTTTGATCTTCTGCTCCAGCTTGAGGATTTCTTCTTCCAGGCTGGCGTTGTACTTCTGCTCCCAGTAGCGGATCTCGGCTTCGTTGGACTCCAGCTGCTTCTCGATGCACTGCAGCTTCTCCGTCTGGAGGTGGATCAGCTTCTTCAACTCGTCTGCTGTCGTTTTACAGTTGTTGAGCACCTTTTGCTTGAACTCGGACTCCTTGCTCTTCCCGAAGATGTCCATTAACCCCTTGGCGCCCCCGGTGAAGGTGAGGGATTTCCTCTTGGGCTCCCTCCTCTTCATGGACTTGTCCCCGGGCGGCCTCAGCTTGGCCAGGGGCGGCAAGCTCTGCCGGTACAGCG includes:
- the RASSF8 gene encoding ras association domain-containing protein 8, yielding MELKVWVDGVQRIVCGVTEVTTCQEVVIALAQAIGRTGRYTLIEKWRDTERHLAPHENPIVSLNKWGQYASDVQLILRRTGPSLSERPTSDSVARIPERTLYRQSLPPLAKLRPPGDKSMKRREPKRKSLTFTGGAKGLMDIFGKSKESEFKQKVLNNCKTTADELKKLIHLQTEKLQCIEKQLESNEAEIRYWEQKYNASLEEEILKLEQKIKRNEVEIEEEEFWENELQIEQENEKQLKEQLQEMRQRILECENKLKDYVSQIHNMESGLEAEKLQREVQESQVNEEEVKEKIEKVKGEIDIQGQQSLRLENGIKAVERSLGQATKKLQDREQELEQLTKELRQVNLQQFIQQTGTKVTVLPADPVEVEAPHVELEREPTFQSGSLKRPGSSRQLPSNLRILQNPLSSGFNPEGIYV